Within bacterium, the genomic segment CCAGTCTTTATACCACATTCAAAGCCGACAACAATATGTGGAGTGCAGTACCTGCAGGTACAATCATTGTGATTTACAACGGTGGTGAAATCGATGCAACAACATTACCGGCAAAAGATTCGTTGATGACCGATGGTAATTTTCTAATCTGTGCAAACGCTAACGATGCGAACTTGTTTACGTTTACTGCATGGGGTGGATTTGGTAACACAAATCAATCCGATTGTCCGAAAATCACCTTGAGCGATGGTACAACTGTCGTTCACGATTGGGATAATGGTAATAATGCAGCATTTTCCGTAAATACTTTGCGACCTGGTAGTAATCAAGCGATCAAATACACCTTTAATACTGCCGAAGGGGTAGGCACTTCCACGAATTGGACTCGTACAGCTGCAACAGCAGGTAATGTTACACCCGGAGCTGCTAACGGTGGTGTGAACACTTCTTGGATTTCGACCCTGCGAGGACAAGTCGATCCGCCGGTTATCGAAAGTGTTGTCCGCCCAGTTTTGAATCCGCCTCCTCATACCGCGATTACCGTAAATGCTACGGTAACCGGGACATCGAATCCAACCATTGCGATCCAGTATAAACTGAACGAAGCTGGTGAGAACCACACCGTTGTTATGACGAATTCCGGTGGTACTCTTTGGACCGGCGATATTCCGGGACAAGCAGAAGGAACACTCGTTTCCTACTATGTTTCCGCTCAAAACTCTGGTTCAAGTAGTGTTCGTTCCCCCTCCTCTGACAGCCGGTTCCGCGTGTACAGTTCAGTGTTGGGCGATGCTGCATTAGTAATCAACGAAATCATGTACAACGTGAATGCATCGAATCAATCGGAATGGATCGAGTTCTACAACAATCTTTCCACTCCAATTGATCTTTCCTATTTCATGTTGATGGATAACAACGCTCGTTCCTACACGATTCCATCTGGCACTACGATTGGCGCTGGTGAATATCGGGTTGCCCCATATAACACCGTGCGATTCACCACCGACTATCCCGATTTTAATACGGCGAATCTGTTGCCACCATTCAACTACGAATTCAGTTTGCCGACCGACAATGTCCGGTTGTTCGATGTTAACGGTAATTTAATCGACTTCGTTTCTTACAACGTTGTCGATCCATGGCCGTCACAGTTAGCGGGTCGTTCAATTGAGTTATCGCGTCCCGGTGCCGACAATAATGATGGCAGCAACTGGTATCGTACTGCCGACTCCTTGGGTACCCCCGGTGAGCTGAATACAATCACTCGTTACTTAATTGGTCGCGCGGTTCCCGTAACCAATCCCGACGGGACCCGTCAAGGCGCATTCATTCCGGAAATTCCCAACGACCCGCGTACCGGTGGCTTACCACCGTTCCATATTGTCTTCCCGGAGCGAACCATTCTCGGCAGCTTTAACCCGAGTGAAGTAACGACAAGTTACTATTCTCGGAGCGA encodes:
- a CDS encoding lamin tail domain-containing protein, whose amino-acid sequence is MNIGKSARTVMFFALLIASTAFAQSAIINEWSQGNGGNKEWIEILVVQDELDIRGWQFRDETSLYTTFKADNNMWSAVPAGTIIVIYNGGEIDATTLPAKDSLMTDGNFLICANANDANLFTFTAWGGFGNTNQSDCPKITLSDGTTVVHDWDNGNNAAFSVNTLRPGSNQAIKYTFNTAEGVGTSTNWTRTAATAGNVTPGAANGGVNTSWISTLRGQVDPPVIESVVRPVLNPPPHTAITVNATVTGTSNPTIAIQYKLNEAGENHTVVMTNSGGTLWTGDIPGQAEGTLVSYYVSAQNSGSSSVRSPSSDSRFRVYSSVLGDAALVINEIMYNVNASNQSEWIEFYNNLSTPIDLSYFMLMDNNARSYTIPSGTTIGAGEYRVAPYNTVRFTTDYPDFNTANLLPPFNYEFSLPTDNVRLFDVNGNLIDFVSYNVVDPWPSQLAGRSIELSRPGADNNDGSNWYRTADSLGTPGELNTITRYLIGRAVPVTNPDGTRQGAFIPEIPNDPRTGGLPPFHIVFPERTILGSFNPSEVTTSYYSRSELASARGITLEELQFPSNNTINRLFEITETGRVNFDGVDLYLRFTTADLPAGIVDPMTADPALMASYSTDDGVTWHNVSGVISDLGGGVYEMHISGLDHFSIWALGNAGILPVTLSSFSAHQEGSSVVLQWATETETSNDYFTIERKTATSSYEAIANVESRSASGNSTTQQRYSFVDNRVVAGDYSYRLSSVDFNGVREVLRERTVSVAPVSVPKSYDLLEAYPNPFNAMS